The following proteins are co-located in the Pseudarthrobacter siccitolerans genome:
- a CDS encoding trehalase-like domain-containing protein, with the protein MATPLNQSVADSALLTRSLPLEMLRAFVQSDAADNGLTPALLAELKVLARVPGLLVACNYGGTLCDAEGISTEILPLGSAAIALRALAALPNTHAAIISGRSLRDLAAVSRLPVEVHLIGSHGAESDMGFAHAQTLATESVLQKVNAALNEAVGFQKGIWIERKPVAVSVHTRPAPPDVVESVTETAREIARVHGLFFIVDGSVLDLSVVEPSKAEALESLRSRLGASAAMFAGDAYSDELAIATLRGPDLGLRVGPGETAAAHRVRDPESFARVLALLFELRRAWLFGEDAVGLERHTMIGNGSSTALLTPDAKICWMSHPLPDSGSLFAHILGGDAAGHFSVEPVKGSQVLGQRYVDSTMIVETRWADVTVTDYLEPAPDGITSLVRVLSGNGAARITFAPRPDYANAPFSMEARGGELHVVGTSEPIILFAPGVTFSITSDGRHATATASVNLQDGPVVLNLRCGDTEPQPADPEGETERRSGVALHARQWVQKLVLPSVKPSLVRRSALVLRALVHEPTGAVLAAPTTSLPEGIGGTRNWDYRYCWLRDGSMTVNALVDLGSTAEAAGFLGWLGRILEHAPGPEWLHPLYSVTGAPLSTEAVIDSLPGYAGSRPVRIGNAADHQVQLDVFGPVAELIHALSERESALADDHWELMVQMASAVLARWHEPDHGIWEARRAARHHVYSKVMCWVTLDRALRTAGRHGREPDPAWAPTAGTIREEVLREGWDESAQSYTVAYDSPDLDAAVLHIGLSGLLGVADQRFLDTVTAVERELRVGPTVFRYRYDDGLPGLEGGFHICTTWLIEAYVAVGRIDEAWDLFDQLVNLFGPTGLLPEEYDPGTETHLGNHPQAYSHLGFIRCARLLDEHQGRR; encoded by the coding sequence ATGGCGACGCCTTTGAACCAAAGCGTGGCGGATTCCGCGCTGCTCACGCGTTCCCTCCCGCTGGAGATGCTCCGGGCCTTCGTCCAGTCGGATGCGGCGGACAACGGGCTGACGCCTGCGCTCCTCGCGGAGCTCAAAGTACTGGCGCGCGTTCCCGGGCTGCTGGTGGCCTGCAACTACGGCGGAACCCTCTGCGACGCCGAGGGCATCTCCACGGAGATCCTCCCGCTCGGCAGCGCCGCCATAGCCCTGCGCGCCCTTGCAGCCCTCCCCAACACCCACGCGGCCATCATTTCGGGGCGCTCGCTCCGTGATCTTGCCGCCGTATCACGCCTTCCGGTGGAGGTTCATCTCATCGGCTCCCACGGCGCGGAATCGGATATGGGCTTCGCACACGCCCAGACCCTGGCCACCGAATCCGTCCTGCAAAAAGTCAACGCCGCGCTCAATGAGGCCGTGGGTTTCCAAAAAGGCATCTGGATCGAACGCAAACCCGTGGCCGTTTCGGTCCACACCCGCCCCGCCCCGCCGGACGTCGTGGAGTCGGTGACGGAAACCGCCCGGGAGATTGCCCGCGTGCACGGCCTGTTCTTCATTGTGGACGGTTCGGTGCTGGACCTGTCCGTGGTGGAGCCGTCCAAAGCGGAGGCGCTGGAGAGCCTCCGATCCCGGCTCGGAGCCAGCGCTGCCATGTTCGCCGGGGATGCCTACAGTGACGAACTGGCCATCGCCACCCTGCGCGGGCCGGACCTCGGGCTGCGGGTAGGGCCCGGGGAGACCGCCGCGGCGCACCGCGTCCGCGACCCGGAATCCTTTGCCCGGGTCCTTGCCCTCCTCTTCGAACTGCGCCGGGCCTGGCTATTCGGCGAGGACGCCGTAGGCCTTGAGCGGCACACGATGATCGGGAACGGGTCCTCCACCGCGCTACTGACACCCGATGCGAAGATCTGCTGGATGAGCCACCCGCTGCCGGATTCCGGGTCCTTGTTTGCCCACATCCTGGGCGGAGACGCTGCCGGGCACTTCTCTGTGGAGCCGGTCAAGGGCTCCCAGGTGCTGGGGCAGCGGTACGTGGACAGCACCATGATTGTCGAAACCCGGTGGGCGGACGTCACGGTCACGGACTACCTGGAGCCTGCCCCGGACGGCATCACCAGCCTGGTCCGGGTGCTCTCCGGCAACGGCGCCGCCAGGATCACCTTTGCTCCCCGGCCGGACTACGCCAATGCCCCGTTCAGCATGGAGGCGCGCGGCGGTGAACTCCACGTTGTGGGCACCTCAGAACCGATCATCCTGTTCGCCCCCGGGGTCACCTTCAGCATCACCTCGGACGGGCGCCACGCTACAGCCACAGCATCCGTGAACCTGCAGGACGGTCCCGTGGTCCTCAACCTGCGCTGCGGCGATACGGAACCCCAGCCCGCGGACCCGGAAGGTGAGACGGAGCGGCGGTCGGGGGTGGCCCTGCATGCCCGGCAGTGGGTCCAGAAACTTGTGCTCCCGTCCGTCAAACCCTCCCTGGTGCGGCGGTCGGCCCTGGTGCTCCGCGCCCTGGTGCACGAACCCACGGGTGCAGTCCTCGCCGCCCCCACCACGTCGTTGCCTGAAGGAATCGGCGGGACAAGGAACTGGGACTACCGGTACTGCTGGCTGCGGGACGGATCCATGACGGTCAACGCGCTGGTGGACCTTGGCTCCACGGCGGAGGCTGCAGGATTCCTGGGCTGGCTGGGGCGGATCCTCGAACACGCACCCGGCCCCGAATGGCTGCACCCCCTGTACTCGGTGACCGGCGCGCCGCTCTCCACGGAAGCCGTCATCGACAGCCTTCCCGGGTACGCCGGCTCCCGCCCCGTCAGGATCGGCAACGCCGCGGACCACCAGGTCCAGCTGGACGTCTTCGGGCCCGTTGCTGAACTGATCCATGCCCTGAGCGAGCGGGAAAGCGCGCTCGCCGATGACCACTGGGAGCTGATGGTCCAGATGGCCTCAGCGGTCCTGGCCCGCTGGCACGAACCCGACCACGGCATCTGGGAAGCCCGGCGTGCAGCCCGCCACCACGTCTACTCCAAGGTGATGTGCTGGGTGACCCTTGACCGGGCGTTGCGGACTGCGGGCCGCCACGGCCGGGAGCCGGACCCGGCCTGGGCTCCGACCGCCGGCACCATCCGGGAAGAGGTGCTGCGCGAAGGCTGGGACGAGTCGGCGCAGTCCTACACCGTGGCGTACGACAGTCCGGACCTTGATGCTGCCGTCCTGCACATCGGCCTCTCCGGCCTGCTGGGTGTTGCGGACCAGCGCTTCCTGGACACCGTCACTGCCGTGGAGCGGGAGCTGCGGGTGGGGCCCACCGTCTTCCGGTACAGGTACGACGACGGCCTGCCGGGCCTGGAGGGCGGGTTCCACATCTGCACCACCTGGCTGATCGAAGCCTACGTGGCGGTAGGCCGGATCGATGAGGCCTGGGACCTGTTCGACCAGCTGGTGAACCTTTTCGGGCCCACCGGGCTGCTGCCGGAGGAGTACGACCCCGGCACGGAGACCCACCTGGGGAACCATCCGCAGGCCTACTCGCACCTGGGCTTCATCCGCTGCGCCCGGCTCCTGGACGAACACCAGGGCAGGAGATAG
- a CDS encoding FAD-dependent oxidoreductase, whose translation MEKMLDTVVVGGGAMGSAAAWALARRGRQVTLVEQFGPGHKIGASHGSTRNLNPGYYRPEYVAMLAEGLALWDELEQESGETLLARTGIVNHGPDPRLPDVAAALDYAGIRAEFLSPAEAGQRWRGIRFDQQALHMPDGGQLNPEAALPAFQRLAAARGAEIRHHTKVVDLKVMDDGVRLALESEAGTEVVTAAQVVVTAGGWTEKLLGASGAGLRIPKLRVTQEQPAHFRVADGEAVWPGFNHMPGTSAEYRNWYSPVYGMQTPGEGIKAGWHGVGPLVDPDRRSFQPEPAQLAALQDYARTWLPGVDADSFEAISCTYTTTPDEDFILDRIGPVVIGAGFSGHGFKFTPVVGRILADLATGTRPAPEIFRASR comes from the coding sequence ATGGAAAAGATGCTGGACACCGTGGTGGTGGGCGGCGGAGCCATGGGATCGGCCGCAGCCTGGGCGCTGGCCCGCCGCGGACGGCAGGTGACGCTGGTGGAGCAGTTCGGGCCGGGGCATAAGATCGGCGCCTCGCACGGCAGTACGCGCAACCTGAATCCGGGTTACTACCGTCCCGAATACGTGGCCATGCTGGCCGAGGGGCTGGCTCTGTGGGACGAACTGGAGCAGGAAAGCGGCGAGACGCTGCTGGCCCGCACGGGCATCGTCAATCACGGCCCGGACCCGCGGCTTCCGGACGTCGCCGCGGCACTGGACTACGCGGGCATCCGCGCCGAATTCCTGTCCCCCGCGGAGGCGGGCCAGCGCTGGCGCGGCATCCGTTTCGATCAGCAGGCACTGCACATGCCCGACGGCGGGCAGCTCAACCCCGAGGCGGCACTCCCCGCTTTCCAGCGGCTCGCAGCAGCCCGGGGCGCTGAAATCCGCCACCACACCAAAGTGGTCGACCTGAAGGTGATGGACGACGGCGTCCGGCTGGCTTTGGAATCTGAGGCAGGCACCGAGGTGGTCACCGCCGCCCAGGTTGTGGTCACGGCCGGCGGCTGGACAGAGAAACTCCTCGGCGCCAGCGGCGCAGGGCTCCGGATTCCGAAGCTTCGGGTCACCCAGGAGCAGCCGGCGCACTTCCGGGTGGCCGATGGCGAGGCGGTCTGGCCCGGGTTCAATCACATGCCAGGCACCAGCGCGGAATACAGGAACTGGTACTCCCCCGTCTACGGGATGCAGACCCCGGGCGAGGGCATCAAGGCCGGCTGGCACGGCGTAGGCCCCCTGGTTGACCCGGACCGGCGCTCCTTCCAGCCAGAACCCGCGCAGCTCGCGGCACTGCAGGACTACGCGCGGACATGGCTCCCGGGCGTGGACGCCGATTCGTTCGAGGCCATCAGCTGCACGTACACCACCACCCCGGATGAGGACTTCATCCTGGACCGGATCGGACCGGTGGTGATCGGCGCCGGGTTTTCGGGGCACGGGTTCAAGTTCACTCCCGTGGTGGGCCGGATCCTTGCAGACCTTGCCACGGGCACGCGGCCGGCGCCCGAGATTTTCAGAGCCTCGCGTTAG
- a CDS encoding MFS transporter — protein sequence MMTARTQGVGFRSERGPILIALMLSTGLVAIDSTIVATAVPSIVRDVGGFESFPWLFSAYLLAQAVSVPIYGKLSDMVGRKPIILAGIGLFLLGSILCGIAWSMPALIAFRALQGLGAGAVLPVSITIAGDIYSLEERAKVQGYLASVWAVSSVVGPSLGGIFSALGIWRGIFLVNVPLCLLASWMLLRTLHENVERARHRVDYAGAALLAGSLGLLILGALQGGQGWEWNSTISIGIFVVGGALLAVFLVVERRAAEPVLPSWVVSRRLLGTTALVSFGVGAVMIGLTSYVPTFLEGALHSSPLIAGLALAALTLGWPISASQAGRFYLRIGFKATALIGISITVVGLLVLTLTAATPNVALVATSCFVVGLGLGLVATPTLISAQSSVSWNERGVVTSSNMFARSIGSALGVAVFGAVANAVYGNAGGEGDAPAVVAASGAVFLAALVGGILTVAAVLAMPAVKAGEASTADEAAQSNARPDTEPESSRSSADT from the coding sequence ATGATGACCGCCCGAACCCAGGGAGTGGGGTTCCGCTCTGAACGGGGCCCTATTCTCATTGCCCTGATGCTGTCCACCGGACTGGTGGCCATCGATTCCACCATCGTGGCCACCGCCGTGCCGTCGATCGTCCGCGACGTGGGCGGGTTCGAATCGTTCCCCTGGCTTTTTTCGGCATACCTGCTGGCCCAGGCCGTCTCGGTGCCCATCTACGGGAAGCTGTCCGACATGGTGGGCCGCAAGCCGATCATCCTGGCGGGCATCGGGCTGTTCCTGCTCGGATCCATACTCTGCGGGATCGCCTGGAGCATGCCCGCCCTGATCGCCTTCCGGGCGCTGCAAGGGCTCGGCGCGGGAGCGGTGCTACCCGTGTCCATCACCATCGCGGGCGACATTTATTCGCTGGAGGAGCGCGCCAAAGTGCAGGGCTACCTGGCCAGCGTGTGGGCTGTCTCCTCCGTCGTAGGCCCGAGCCTTGGCGGTATCTTCTCCGCCCTGGGCATCTGGCGCGGCATTTTCCTGGTCAACGTTCCGCTCTGCCTCTTGGCCTCGTGGATGCTGCTCCGGACCCTGCATGAGAACGTGGAGCGCGCCAGGCACCGGGTGGACTACGCCGGTGCGGCCCTGCTGGCGGGGTCACTTGGCCTGCTGATCCTTGGCGCCCTCCAAGGTGGCCAGGGGTGGGAGTGGAATTCAACGATAAGTATTGGCATCTTCGTGGTAGGCGGGGCGCTGCTGGCCGTGTTCCTGGTGGTGGAGCGGCGGGCCGCGGAGCCGGTCCTGCCGTCCTGGGTGGTGTCGCGGCGGCTTCTCGGCACCACCGCGCTGGTGTCCTTTGGAGTCGGGGCAGTGATGATTGGCCTGACCTCCTACGTGCCCACGTTCCTGGAAGGGGCGCTGCACAGCTCGCCCCTCATTGCAGGCCTGGCGCTCGCAGCACTCACCCTTGGCTGGCCCATTAGCGCCTCGCAGGCGGGCCGGTTCTACCTGCGGATCGGGTTCAAGGCCACCGCGTTGATCGGGATCTCCATTACCGTGGTGGGCCTGCTGGTCCTGACGCTTACGGCTGCCACTCCCAACGTGGCCCTGGTGGCGACCAGCTGCTTCGTGGTGGGACTCGGTTTGGGCCTGGTGGCCACTCCCACCCTGATCTCTGCACAGTCCAGCGTTTCCTGGAATGAGCGCGGTGTGGTCACCAGCAGCAACATGTTCGCCAGGTCTATCGGCAGCGCACTTGGCGTGGCCGTCTTCGGCGCCGTGGCCAATGCGGTCTACGGGAACGCGGGCGGCGAAGGTGATGCTCCCGCCGTGGTGGCCGCTTCCGGCGCAGTCTTCCTGGCGGCGCTGGTGGGCGGCATCCTCACCGTGGCCGCGGTGCTGGCCATGCCTGCAGTGAAGGCGGGCGAGGCGAGCACCGCAGATGAGGCGGCCCAAAGCAATGCCCGGCCGGACACCGAGCCCGAAAGCAGCCGCAGCAGCGCTGACACTTAG
- a CDS encoding AEC family transporter, which yields MLGVLAGFFVVWCIILVGWFVGRQKILGDNARQVLSSLTFFVASPALLFETLGKARLAEVFAAPLLVTAVAAIATAGIFFTIAKWWLKRSLPESLMSAMAASLANSANLGIPIAVYVLGDASYVAPLLIFQLAFFTPLFLMILDSSTSAHRTTPLSFAVMILRNPMIVGSALGLVVAGTGWQVPPLVMEPIHLIGGAAIPAMLIAFGMSLNGTRPLQAVAGRRLDTLLASGFKLAIQPALAYLFARFALGMADHALFAVVVTSALPTAQNVFVAASRYKTGLTVAKDTVLITTVVAVPAMIGVALLLT from the coding sequence GTGCTAGGTGTACTGGCAGGCTTCTTTGTGGTGTGGTGCATCATCCTGGTGGGCTGGTTCGTGGGCCGGCAGAAAATCCTGGGCGACAATGCACGGCAGGTCCTCAGCTCCCTCACCTTCTTTGTGGCCAGCCCCGCGTTGCTCTTCGAAACGCTGGGCAAGGCCCGCCTCGCCGAAGTCTTTGCCGCACCCCTGCTGGTGACGGCGGTGGCGGCCATCGCCACGGCCGGCATCTTCTTCACCATCGCCAAATGGTGGCTCAAGCGTTCCCTGCCCGAATCCCTGATGAGCGCCATGGCGGCGTCGCTCGCCAACTCCGCCAACCTGGGCATTCCCATCGCCGTCTATGTCCTGGGTGATGCCAGCTATGTGGCGCCGCTGCTGATTTTCCAACTGGCGTTCTTCACCCCGCTGTTCCTGATGATCCTGGACTCCAGCACCAGCGCGCACCGCACCACGCCCCTGAGTTTTGCGGTGATGATCCTGCGCAATCCCATGATTGTGGGCTCCGCGCTGGGCCTGGTGGTGGCCGGCACCGGCTGGCAGGTTCCACCCCTGGTGATGGAGCCCATCCACCTGATCGGCGGTGCTGCCATCCCGGCCATGCTGATCGCCTTCGGCATGAGCCTGAACGGCACCCGTCCGCTGCAGGCGGTTGCAGGCCGGCGCCTGGACACCCTGCTGGCGAGCGGGTTCAAGCTGGCCATCCAGCCGGCGCTGGCGTATCTCTTCGCCCGTTTCGCGCTCGGCATGGCGGACCACGCCCTGTTCGCCGTGGTGGTCACGTCCGCCTTGCCCACCGCGCAGAACGTCTTTGTGGCCGCCAGCCGCTACAAGACCGGCCTCACCGTGGCCAAGGACACCGTACTGATTACTACCGTTGTGGCCGTTCCGGCGATGATTGGCGTAGCGCTGCTGCTGACGTGA
- the panD gene encoding aspartate 1-decarboxylase — MNRTMFKSKIHRATVTHADLHYVGSVTVDLDLLEAADILPGELVSIVDITNGARLETYTIAGERGSGVIGINGAAAHLMHENDLVILITYAQMTTEEAKAYEPRVVHVDGNNRMIQLGNDPAEGLTPGMMRPPFALNNATV; from the coding sequence ATGAATCGAACAATGTTCAAGTCCAAAATCCACCGGGCCACCGTCACGCACGCCGACCTGCACTACGTAGGTTCCGTCACCGTGGACCTGGACCTGCTTGAGGCCGCCGACATCCTCCCCGGCGAGCTCGTGTCCATTGTGGATATCACCAACGGCGCACGGCTTGAGACCTACACGATTGCCGGCGAGCGCGGCTCCGGCGTGATCGGCATCAACGGTGCAGCGGCGCACCTCATGCACGAGAACGACCTTGTCATCCTGATTACTTACGCGCAAATGACCACCGAAGAGGCCAAGGCCTATGAACCGCGGGTGGTCCACGTGGACGGGAACAACCGGATGATCCAGCTGGGCAACGACCCCGCCGAGGGCCTCACTCCCGGGATGATGCGCCCCCCTTTCGCGCTTAACAACGCCACCGTCTAG